A window from Candidatus Krumholzibacteriota bacterium encodes these proteins:
- a CDS encoding radical SAM protein, with amino-acid sequence MEVIKSTGTEDIATVYLAQMDNGKAVEFVESVQPPIPREKKWVIIVSTLFGCPVGCKMCDAGGDYSGKLTKGQITDQIDFLIRRRYPGGNVPAEKFKIQFSRMGEPALNSAVLDVLEELPKMYNAPGLIPSLSTIAPAGSGDFFGRLSEIKKRLYSKGKYQLQFSIHSTDIKQRDEVIPAAKWSFGEIAKYGEKFFEEGDRKLTLNFALAKDMAIDPFVLGKYFSPEKFLIKITPLNPTYKAAQNRLESFIDPQQPGPGNDNLIRKLRNAGYEVILSIGETRENRIGSNCGQYVQKYLSSSEKLEKAYGVRFQKTSFETTAGNVRKRPAENNA; translated from the coding sequence ACCTTGCTCAAATGGACAACGGAAAAGCCGTAGAGTTTGTTGAATCCGTACAACCCCCCATCCCCAGGGAAAAGAAATGGGTGATAATAGTATCTACATTGTTCGGCTGCCCCGTCGGATGCAAAATGTGTGATGCCGGCGGAGATTATAGCGGGAAACTTACAAAGGGACAAATAACAGATCAGATTGATTTTTTGATCAGAAGACGATATCCCGGCGGTAATGTGCCGGCTGAAAAATTCAAAATCCAGTTTTCAAGAATGGGGGAGCCGGCGCTAAACAGCGCGGTCCTTGACGTTCTCGAGGAACTTCCAAAGATGTATAACGCGCCGGGGCTAATTCCCTCGCTGTCCACAATTGCTCCCGCCGGAAGCGGAGACTTCTTCGGCAGATTGTCGGAAATCAAGAAAAGGCTGTATTCAAAGGGAAAATACCAGCTTCAGTTTTCCATACATTCAACAGATATAAAACAAAGAGACGAGGTCATACCGGCAGCCAAATGGAGCTTCGGCGAGATAGCCAAATACGGCGAGAAATTCTTTGAAGAAGGAGACAGAAAATTAACTCTGAATTTTGCCCTCGCCAAAGATATGGCAATTGACCCCTTTGTTCTGGGAAAATATTTTTCGCCTGAGAAATTTCTTATTAAAATTACACCTCTTAACCCCACATATAAGGCAGCTCAAAACAGATTGGAATCTTTTATCGACCCGCAGCAACCCGGCCCCGGGAACGACAACCTCATAAGAAAACTAAGAAACGCGGGATACGAAGTTATTCTAAGTATCGGCGAAACCCGCGAGAACAGGATAGGAAGCAACTGCGGACAATATGTGCAGAAATATCTCAGTTCCTCAGAAAAGCTGGAAAAAGCATACGGAGTTAGATTCCAGAAGACAAGCTTTGAAACAACGGCTGGGAACGTAAGAAAAAGACCGGCGGAGAATAACGCCTGA
- a CDS encoding flavin reductase family protein, with protein MMIRKFKKAFITALVIIFFTPAVSLAAEDGKKSLGAKTIVPPSPVWIIGSYDKEGEPNIMTASWVGVCCSKPPCVTISLREATYTHGNIKESGAYTVNIPSVDNAASAAFAGTVSGRDRDKFKETGLTPVRSKLVNAPYVKEYPLNVECKLIKTVELGLHTMYIGEIMDVKSDTSILGENGMPDPEKLAPFIYSVGGWGFYRLGDHIGSVGALAKEIEEEK; from the coding sequence ATGATGATTCGTAAGTTTAAAAAAGCGTTTATCACGGCACTGGTTATTATATTTTTTACGCCCGCTGTTTCTCTGGCCGCGGAGGACGGAAAGAAATCTCTCGGAGCTAAAACGATAGTGCCACCCTCGCCGGTCTGGATAATAGGCTCGTACGACAAAGAGGGAGAGCCGAATATTATGACAGCTTCATGGGTCGGTGTCTGCTGCTCAAAGCCTCCATGCGTTACGATCTCACTCAGGGAGGCAACCTATACGCACGGTAATATCAAGGAGAGCGGAGCTTATACCGTTAACATCCCTTCGGTAGATAACGCTGCTTCAGCCGCCTTCGCGGGGACAGTCTCGGGGCGGGACAGAGACAAATTCAAAGAAACCGGCCTTACGCCTGTAAGGAGCAAGCTGGTAAACGCGCCCTACGTAAAAGAATATCCCCTCAACGTGGAATGCAAGCTGATAAAAACAGTTGAGCTCGGTCTTCACACCATGTACATAGGAGAAATCATGGATGTCAAATCAGACACCTCTATACTGGGGGAAAACGGCATGCCTGACCCGGAGAAGCTCGCCCCCTTTATTTACAGCGTTGGCGGATGGGGATTCTACAGGCTTGGAGATCATATCGGTTCTGTTGGAGCGCTGGCAAAGGAGATTGAAGAAGAGAAATAG